In Alligator mississippiensis isolate rAllMis1 chromosome 10, rAllMis1, whole genome shotgun sequence, one DNA window encodes the following:
- the CDH11 gene encoding cadherin-11 isoform X1, with translation MKEDSCLHAALICLGMLYYSHATSTEKLNHSRPSLHGHHEKGKEGQVLHRSKRGWVWNQFFVIEEYTGPDPVLVGRLHSDIDSGDGNIKYILSGEGAGIIFVIDDKSGNIHATKTLDREERAQYTLTAQAVDRNTNRPLEPPSEFIVKVQDINDNPPEFLHENYHANVPERSNVGTSVIQVTASDADDPTYGNSAKLVYSILEGQPYFSVEAQTGIIRTALPNMDREAKEEYHVVIQAKDMGGHMGGLSGTTKVTITLTDVNDNPPKFPQSVYQMSVSEAAVPGEEVGRVKAKDPDIGENGLVSYSIIDGDGMDMFEITTDYETQEGVVKLKKVLDFETQKFYSLKVEAANVHIDPKFISNGPFKDTVTVKITVEDADEPPIFLAPSYILEVQENSNLGTVVGRVHAKDPDVANSAIRYSIDRHTDLERYFSINPEDGYIKTIKPLDREEIAWHNISVFATEAHNRHQEAKVPVAIKVLDVNDNAPKFAAVYEAFICENSQSNQPFITITADDKDDAANGPRFIFSLPPEIIHNPNFTLRDNRDNTADVLVRRGGFSRQKQDLYLLPIVISDGGIPPMSSTNTLTIKVCGCDSQGSMLSCNAEAYILNAGLSTGALIAILACIVILLVIVVLFVTLKRQKKEPLIVFEEEDVRENIITYDDEGGGEEDTEAFDIATLQNPDGINGFIPRKDIKPEYQYMPRPGLRPAPNSVDVDDFINTRIQEADNDPTAPPYDSIQIYGYEGRGSVAGSLSSLESATTDSDLDYDYLQNWGPRFKKLADLYGSKDTFDDDS, from the exons ATGAAGGAGGACAGTTGTTTACATGCTGCTCTTATATGCCTGGGCATGCTGTACTATAGTCATGCTACGTCTACGGAAAAGCTTAACCATTCAAGGCCGTCACTTCATGGTCaccatgaaaaaggaaaagaagggcaAGTCCTGCATCGTTCAAAAAGAGGCTGGGTGTGGAATCAGTTCTTTGTAATAGAAGAATATACAGGACCAGATCCTGTACTAGTGGGCAGG CTTCATTCGGATATTGATTCTGGGGATGGAAACATTAAATACATTCTCTCAGGTGAAGGCGCAGGAATCATTTTTGTTATTGATGACAAATCAGGGAACATCCATGCAACAAAGACACTGGACCGGGAAGAGAGAGCTCAATACACTCTAACAGCACAAGCTGTAGACAGGAACACTAACAGAcctttggaaccaccttcagaGTTCATTGTTAAAGTTCAAGATATAAATGACAACCCACCTGAGTTTCTTCATGAAAACTACCATGCCAACGTGCCAGAGAGGTCCAATGTAG GTACATCAGTTATTCAGGTAACAGCCTCAGATGCTGATGATCCTACCTATGGGAACAGTGCCAAATTGGTTTATAGTATTCTTGAAGGTCAACCGTACTTCTCTGTGGAAGCTCAAACAG GCATTATTAGAACTGCCCTTCCCAACATGGACCGTGAAGCCAAGGAAGAATATCACGTTGTAATACAGGCAAAGGATATGGGAGGACACATGGGAGGACTCTCAGGGACAACCAAAGTGACAATTACACTAACTGATGTCAATGACAACCCACCAAAGTTCCCACAGA GTGTGTACCAGATGTCAGTATCAGAAGCAGCCGTTCCAGGTGAAGAAGTAGGAAGAGTGAAGGCCAAAGATCCAGATATTGGAGAAAACGGCTTAGTGAGCTACAGCATCATTGATGGAGATGGTATGGATATGTTCGAAATTACAACGGATTATGAGACTCAGGAAGGTGTTGTAAAGCTTAAGAAG GTTTTAGATTTTGAAACCCAGAAGTTCTACAGTCTGAAGGTAGAAGCAGCCAATGTACATATTGATCCTAAGTTCATCAGCAATGGACCTTTCAAGGATACAGTTACTGTAAAGATTACAGTGGAGGATGCTGATGAGCCCCCTATCTTTTTAGCACCCAGTTATATCCTTGAAGTACAGGAGAATTCAAACCTTGGTACTGTGGTTGGAAGAGTACATGCCAAAGACCCAGATGTTGCAAATAGTGCTATAAG GTATTCAATCGATCGTCACACTGACCTTGAAAGATATTTTAGTATCAATCCAGAAGATGGTTACATTAAGACCATAAAACCTCTGGATAGGGAAGAAATTGCCTGGCATAACATCTCTGTCTTTGCAACTGAAGCTC aCAATCGACACCAGGAAGCCAAAGTTCCTGTAGCAATTAAGGTCCTTGATGTCAATGACAATGCTCCAAAATTTGCAGCAGTCTATGAAGCATTTATTTGTGAAAATTCTCAGAGCAATCAG CCATTTATTACAATTACTGCTGATGACAAGGATGATGCTGCCAATGGACCAAGATTTATCTTCAGTTTACCACCTGAAATTATTCATAATCCAAATTTTACACTCAGAGACAACAGAG ATAACACAGCAGATGTTCTCGTTAGACGTGGAGGCTTTAGTCGACAAAAGCAGGACCTATACCTTCTTCCTATTGTTATAAGTGATGGTGGAATCCCTCCCATGAGCAGCACCAATACGCTGACTATTAAAGTCTGTGGCTGTGATAGTCAGGGCTCCATGCTCTCATGTAATGCTGAAGCCTACATCCTCAATGCTGGACTTAGCACAGGAGCTTTAATTGCCATTCTTGCTTGCATCGTGATTTTGTTAG tcattgTAGTATTGTTTGTAACACTGAAAAGGCAGAAGAAGGAGCCCCTTATTGTCTTTGAAGAAGAAGATGTCCGAGAGAACATTATTACCTATGATGATGAAGGGGGTGGAGAAGAGGACACTGAAGCCTTTGACATTGCTACTTTGCAGAACCCTGATGGCATCAATGGATTTATTCCTCGTAAAGATATAAAACCTGAGTATCAGTATATGCCAAGGCCAGGGCTTCGGCCAGCTCCAAATAGTGTTGATGTTGATGATTTTATCAACACAAGAATACAAGAGGCTGATAATGATCCAACTGCTCCTCCTTATGACTCTATTCAGATCTATGGCTATGAAGGAAGAGGCTCAGTGGCTGGTTCACTTAGCTCCTTAGAGTCAGCGACAACAGATTCTGATTTGGACTATGACTATCTACAAAACTGGGGACCTCGATTTAAGAAACTTGCAGACTTATATGGCTCCAAAGACACTTTTGATGATGATTCTTAA
- the CDH11 gene encoding cadherin-11 isoform X2: MKEDSCLHAALICLGMLYYSHATSTEKLNHSRPSLHGHHEKGKEGQVLHRSKRGWVWNQFFVIEEYTGPDPVLVGRLHSDIDSGDGNIKYILSGEGAGIIFVIDDKSGNIHATKTLDREERAQYTLTAQAVDRNTNRPLEPPSEFIVKVQDINDNPPEFLHENYHANVPERSNVGTSVIQVTASDADDPTYGNSAKLVYSILEGQPYFSVEAQTGIIRTALPNMDREAKEEYHVVIQAKDMGGHMGGLSGTTKVTITLTDVNDNPPKFPQSVYQMSVSEAAVPGEEVGRVKAKDPDIGENGLVSYSIIDGDGMDMFEITTDYETQEGVVKLKKVLDFETQKFYSLKVEAANVHIDPKFISNGPFKDTVTVKITVEDADEPPIFLAPSYILEVQENSNLGTVVGRVHAKDPDVANSAIRYSIDRHTDLERYFSINPEDGYIKTIKPLDREEIAWHNISVFATEAHNRHQEAKVPVAIKVLDVNDNAPKFAAVYEAFICENSQSNQPFITITADDKDDAANGPRFIFSLPPEIIHNPNFTLRDNRDNMFFLDMSHGHEESRGSN, from the exons ATGAAGGAGGACAGTTGTTTACATGCTGCTCTTATATGCCTGGGCATGCTGTACTATAGTCATGCTACGTCTACGGAAAAGCTTAACCATTCAAGGCCGTCACTTCATGGTCaccatgaaaaaggaaaagaagggcaAGTCCTGCATCGTTCAAAAAGAGGCTGGGTGTGGAATCAGTTCTTTGTAATAGAAGAATATACAGGACCAGATCCTGTACTAGTGGGCAGG CTTCATTCGGATATTGATTCTGGGGATGGAAACATTAAATACATTCTCTCAGGTGAAGGCGCAGGAATCATTTTTGTTATTGATGACAAATCAGGGAACATCCATGCAACAAAGACACTGGACCGGGAAGAGAGAGCTCAATACACTCTAACAGCACAAGCTGTAGACAGGAACACTAACAGAcctttggaaccaccttcagaGTTCATTGTTAAAGTTCAAGATATAAATGACAACCCACCTGAGTTTCTTCATGAAAACTACCATGCCAACGTGCCAGAGAGGTCCAATGTAG GTACATCAGTTATTCAGGTAACAGCCTCAGATGCTGATGATCCTACCTATGGGAACAGTGCCAAATTGGTTTATAGTATTCTTGAAGGTCAACCGTACTTCTCTGTGGAAGCTCAAACAG GCATTATTAGAACTGCCCTTCCCAACATGGACCGTGAAGCCAAGGAAGAATATCACGTTGTAATACAGGCAAAGGATATGGGAGGACACATGGGAGGACTCTCAGGGACAACCAAAGTGACAATTACACTAACTGATGTCAATGACAACCCACCAAAGTTCCCACAGA GTGTGTACCAGATGTCAGTATCAGAAGCAGCCGTTCCAGGTGAAGAAGTAGGAAGAGTGAAGGCCAAAGATCCAGATATTGGAGAAAACGGCTTAGTGAGCTACAGCATCATTGATGGAGATGGTATGGATATGTTCGAAATTACAACGGATTATGAGACTCAGGAAGGTGTTGTAAAGCTTAAGAAG GTTTTAGATTTTGAAACCCAGAAGTTCTACAGTCTGAAGGTAGAAGCAGCCAATGTACATATTGATCCTAAGTTCATCAGCAATGGACCTTTCAAGGATACAGTTACTGTAAAGATTACAGTGGAGGATGCTGATGAGCCCCCTATCTTTTTAGCACCCAGTTATATCCTTGAAGTACAGGAGAATTCAAACCTTGGTACTGTGGTTGGAAGAGTACATGCCAAAGACCCAGATGTTGCAAATAGTGCTATAAG GTATTCAATCGATCGTCACACTGACCTTGAAAGATATTTTAGTATCAATCCAGAAGATGGTTACATTAAGACCATAAAACCTCTGGATAGGGAAGAAATTGCCTGGCATAACATCTCTGTCTTTGCAACTGAAGCTC aCAATCGACACCAGGAAGCCAAAGTTCCTGTAGCAATTAAGGTCCTTGATGTCAATGACAATGCTCCAAAATTTGCAGCAGTCTATGAAGCATTTATTTGTGAAAATTCTCAGAGCAATCAG CCATTTATTACAATTACTGCTGATGACAAGGATGATGCTGCCAATGGACCAAGATTTATCTTCAGTTTACCACCTGAAATTATTCATAATCCAAATTTTACACTCAGAGACAACAGAG ATAATATGTTCTTTCTGGACATGAGTCATGGACATGAGGAAAGTAGAGGAAGCAACTAA